In Blattabacterium cuenoti, the genomic stretch ATATAACACATGTTATTAATTATAGTATTCCAAAAGAAAGTGAAATCTATGTTCATAGAAGCGGACGAACTGGAAGAGCTGGAAATACAGGGATTTCTGTTTGTATAATTCAAACTAAAGAAATTCGAAATTTAAGAGAATTTGAAAAAAAAATTGGAAAAAATTTTAATCGTCTCATGCTTCCTACTGGAGAAGAAATATGCGAAAAACAATTATTCTATTTTATAGAGAAAGTAAAAAAAGTAGTTGTAGATGATAAACTAATGACGAAATTTCTTCCTGAAATACAAAAAAATCTAGAATTTTTAGATAAAAAAGAATTAATTAAACGTTTCTATTGGATTGAATTTAATCATTTTATAAATTATTACAAAAACTCAAAAGATTTAAATCCTATTCCTATTTCCAATAAAGATAATCATCATTATAAGAAAAAAAAATCTTTTTCAAAACTTTTTCTAAATATAGGTTCTAAAGATAATTTAACGAAATTAGGTTTGATTAATTTAATCAATCAAGCAGTGAAGAACTCACGTCGTATCAACATCGGTCATATAGAAATTTTATCAAATTCTTCATTATTTGAAGTGGAGAAACGTTATAGAAATAAAATATTAATGGGTATGAGTCGAATAAATCATTTAGGAAGACCTTTTTCTATAGAAATTAAAAACTAAAATTTTATGGCAGGAAATGTTTTTGGAAATTTATTTCGAGTTAGTACTTTTGGTGAAAGTCATGGAACAGCTTTAGGTGGAATTATTGATGGATGTCCAGCTGGAATAAAATTAAATCTTCAAGAAGTTCAGTATGAATTAAATAGAAGAAAACCTGGACAATCATCTATAGTTACTCAAAGAAATGAATCTGATGAAGTCAATTTTTTATCTGGAATATTTAATAATAAAACCACAGGAACTCCTATAGGTTTTATTATTTATAACAAAGATCATAAATCAGATGATTACAGTCATATTCGAGAAGTTTATCGTCCATCGCATTCAGATTTGACATACGAAAAAAAATATGGAATAAGGGATTATAGAGGAGGAGGACGCTCTTCCGCAAGAGAAACAACATGTAGAGTTGTGGCTGGTGCAATTGCAAAGCAATTAATACAAAATATTACAATAACGTCTTATGTTTCATCTGTCGGAGATATATCTATCAAAAAATCTTATAAAGAATTAAATTTATCTAGAGAATCAATAGAAAGAAGTCCTATAAGATGTCCAGATCCAGATACTGCGGAAAAAATGATATCAAAAATCAAAAAAATAAAAAATCAAGGAGATACTATAGGAGGAATTATCACTTGTGTTGTTAAAAACGTTCCTATAGGAATAGGAGAACCTATTTTTGAAAAATTACATGCTGAACTAGGAAAAGCTATGCTTTCAATTAATGCAGTAAAAGGATTTGAATATGGAAGTGGATTTTATGGAACTCATCTTACAGGATCTCAACACAATGATTTATTTCAAACAGATGGAACTACAAAAACAAATTTATCCGGAGGAATACAAGGAGGAATTTCAAATGGAATGGATATTTATTTTAGAATTGCATTTAAACCTGTAGCTACAATCATGAAAAAACAAAAAACTATAGATCAAAACGGAAATTTGATTTTTATAGAAGGAAAAGGCAGACATGATCCTTGTGTTTTACCTCGTGCCGTTCCTATTGTTGAGTCTATGACCGCTTTAGTTTTAGCAGATTATTGGATGTATAATAAATTGTCTAAATATTCTTCCGTTTCAAATTGAAACAAAAATTTATCATTTTTATTTTAGGTCCTACCTGTATAGGTAAAACTCATTTATCTTTATTTTTAGCTGAAAAATTAAAAACTGAAATTTTATCTTGTGATTCTAGACAATTTTATAAAGAATTAAAAATAGGGACTTCTATGCCTACTGTAGAAGAACTATCTCGTATTCCACATCATTTTATTGGAAATTTAAGTATTCATCAGGTATACAATGCTAAATTATTTGAAACCGATTCTTTGAATAAAATATCAGAATTATTTAATAAATATTCCATATTAATTATGGTAGGAGGATCTAGTTTGTATGAAAAAGCTGTAACAGAAGGATTATCTGATTTTCCTGAAATTAATTTAAACTTTAGAAATCATTTAATTTATCATTTTAAAAAAAAAGGAATTTCCTTTTTACAAAAAGAATTTTTTAAACTAAAAAAATCAGACGATCTAATAGATATTTTTAATCCTAGACGATTAATTCGATATTTAGAAATCGTTAAATCTACAGGTAAAAATCCTTCTTTTTTTTACAAAAAAAAAAAAGAAATTTTGTCATTATAAAAATAGGGTTAACAATGCCTAGATGCGAGATTTATTCTAGAATTAATAATAGAGTAGATAAAATGATAAAAATAGGTTTATTAGATGAAGCTAAATTATATTATCATTATAGAAATTTGAACAGTTTACAAACCATAGGATATAAAGAAATATTTGAATTTCTTTCTTCTGAAAAAAATAATTTGTATGAAAGTATAGAAAAAATAAAAAAAAATACTAGAAAATATGCAAAAAAACAATTAACATGGTATAAAAAAGACATGTCAATTACATGGTTTGATCCTAAAGATCAATATGAAATTTTAAACTTCATTTTGAAAATAGTGGGCAATACTGGATTTGAACCAGTGACCCCCTGCTTGTAAAACAGATGCTCTAAACCAAACTGAGCTAATTGCCCCTATTTTTTTTTATCAAATGTAAGAAAAAAAATTCTTATAATTATAATATACTAGTATCTAGTAGTATCTCTGATACAACAAATGTACTTCCACTGATAAAAATTAAATCGTTATCATTTGCTTTATTTTTAGCATGCAAAAAAGCTTCTTTGACAGAAGTAAAAAAATTTATTTTTTTACGATTTTTAAATATTTTATTGACTAATTTTTTCAAATTATGAATAGAATATTTTCTATCTATATTGGGTTGACAAAAATAGTAAAAAGATTCAATAGGAAAATATCTTAACAACTGATCCACTTTTTTTTCTTTCACAAAACCTAAAATTAAATGCAATTCATCATATGATTCTTTTTTTAATTGTTTATTTATCAAATATATACCTTCTTCATTATGAGCTATATCACAAATAATTTTTGGTCTTTTTTTTTGTAAAATATGCCATCTTCCTTTAAAGGAAGTATTTTTTATTACATTTTTAAATCCTTTTTTTATTGATTCATTAGATATTATTATATTTTTTCTATGATGTAAAATATTTATAATTTTTAATACTATACTTCTATTTAAATTTTGATAATTTGCTTGAAAAGGCATTTTATATTGAAAATCTTTTTCAGATTTGATAGAGAAATAAATTGGAGCATTTTTTTTTAAAGCTTCTTTAAGAAAGAATAATCGAATATGTTTCGATATTTTTCTTCCTATTATTACTGTTACATTTTTCTTTATAATTCCTGCTTTTTCTAAAGCAATTTTGAATGGATTGTTTCCGAGTGTTTCTGTATGATCTAAACTAATGTTTGTAATTACAGATATTTCTGGAATAATCAGATTAGTAGAATCTAATCTTCCTCCCATCCCTACTTCAATAATTGCTATATTTACCTTTTTTTCTTTAAAATATTGAAAAGCTAAAGCCGTATTCATTTCAAAAAATGAAATTTTTTTTTCTTCTATAAATTTTTTATTTTTATTTATAAAGTCTACGATAAAATCCTCTTCTATGAAAATACCATTATAAGTTATTCTTTCTCTAAAATCTACTAAATGAGGAGAAGTAAATAACCCTATTTTATATTTTTCTTCTTGTAAAATAGAAGATAACATATGCACTGTTGATCCTTTTCCATTTGTTCCCCCTACATGAATGCTTTTAAAATAATTTTGTGGATTTCCTAAATAAGAACAAAAATTTTGTATTCTTTCTAATCCTGGCTTATATGATTTCAATCCAATTTTTTGATAAATTGGAAGACGATCAAAAATCCATTGAATTGTTTTTGTGTAATTCAAATAATAATTATTAAAATAATATAACAAAAATATATTTTTTTCAAAAAATTAATTATATTCGTATCAAATTTATAATTATTATTCGTAATAAAATCATATGTACATTTTATTGAAAAAATTATAGAGGAAGATATAAAAAATGGATTTCCTATAAAAAAAATTAAATTTCGTTTTCCTCCTGAACCTAATGGATATCTTCATATTGGTCATGTAAAAGCTATATGTTTAAATTTTGAATTAAGTAAAAAATATCAATCTCCAATTAATTTAAGATTTGATGATACTAATCCTATAGTAGAAAACAAAAATTTTATAGATTCCATAAAAAAAGATATCCTTTTTCTAGGTTTCAATTGGGATCATGAAAGTTATGCTTCAGATTATTTTCATAAACTTTATGAATGGGCTATAAAATTAATTATAGAAAATAAAGCTTATGTAGATGATCAATCTCAAAATATAATCCAATTACAAAGGAAAAATCCCTTAGAAATTGGTATTAATAGTATTTACAGAAATAGATCTACAGATGAGAATCTGTTTCTTTTCGAAAAAATGAAAAACGGATTTTTTCAAGAAGGATCTTGTGTTTTAAGAGCTAAAATCAATATGAGTTCTCCAAATATGAATATGCGAGATCCAATTATGTATAGAATTTTACAAAGAAAACATCACAAAACTGGATATAAATGGTGTATATACCCTACTTATGACTGGACACATGGATTATGTGATTATATAGAACAAATATCTCATTCATTATGTTCTTTAGAATTTGAAAACAGACGTCCATTATATAATTGGTATTTAGATCAAATTTGTATTGATAAAAAAAATCAAATTATCCCCAAACAAATAGAATTTTCAAGATTAAATTTAAGCCATACTATAACTAGTAAGAGAAAAATTCAATATTTAATTGAAAAAAATATTATTCAATCTTGGGATGATCCTCGTATACTCACAATATCAGGGTTACGTCGTAGAGGATACACTTCTATTGCTTTAAAAAATTTTATTCACAAAATAGGAATAACAAAAAGAAACAATATAATTGATATATCTTTTCTTGAATTTTGTATTAGAGAACATTTAAATCAAATAGCTTCTAGAGTTATGGTAGTTTTACATCCAATTAAATTAATTATTGATAATTATTTAAATACTACTGAATGGGTAGAAGCAGAAAATAATCCAGAAAATAATAATTACGGAAGCAGAAAAGTTCCATTTTCCAAATTTATATATATTGAAAAAGATGATTTCCTAGAAAAAGAAGAAAAAAATTTTTTTCGTCTTTGTATTGGAAAAGAAGTAAGATTAAAAAATGCTTATATCATAAAAGCGAATTATGTCATCAAAAATTCAAAAGGAAAAATAAAAGAAATACATTGTACTTATGATCCTAAAAGTAAATCTGGTAAAAAAAATCAAATTGAAGAAAAAGGAAGAGTGAAAAGCACCTTACACTGGGTCTCTATAAAACATTTTTTTCCCATAAAAATTAATTTATATAATCCTCTTTTTTTAAAGAAAAATCCAGATATAGATACTTTTCATAAATATATGAATCCTAAATCAAAAAATCAAATTATAGCTTATGCGGAACCTTTTTTAAAAAAGGCTAAAAAGGGAGACCATTTTCAATTCCAAAGAATTGGCTATTTTTATGTAGATAATGAAAAAAATGAAATTGTTTTCAATAAAACGGTATCTATAAAAAATCAATGGAAAAAAGTGATAAAAAATTTTTTATAAACTAAACTTTTTACAAAATATCTGGAGAAAGATTTTCATACTCTCTTAATCCAGTTCCTGCTGGTATTTTGTGTCCTACAATAACATTTTCTTTTAATCCATGTAAGTAATCAACTTTACTACTTATAGCAGCTTCACTTAAAACTTTTGTTGTTTCTTGAAATGAAGCTGCAGATATAAAAGATTTAGTTTGTAACGCTGCTTTTGTTATACCTTGTAATATAGGTCTTGCTGTAGCAGCAATTGCATTTCTCATTATTATTAATCTTTTATTTTTATATTTTAAAACTGCATTTTCATTTCTAAGATCTCTCAAATTAACAATATCTCCTTTTTTAAAGATTTCAGTATCTCCAGGATCTTCAACTACTTTCATTTGAGATATTTTATCATTTTCTTCTATAAAATCATCTCTATATTCAATATTACCTTCTAAAAATTTTGTATCCCCTACATCTATAACTTCTACTTTTCTCATCATTTGTAAAACGATGACCTCAAAATGTTTATCATTAATTTTTACACCTTGTAAACGGTATACTTCTTGTATTTCTTTTATTAAATATTCTTGAACAGCTCTAGGTCCTTTTATATTTAAAATGTCATTAGGAGTAACTGCTCCATCTGATAAAGGCATTCCTGCTTTTACATAATCATTTTCCTGCACCAATATTTGACTAGACAATTTAACAAGATATTTTCTGATTTCTCCTGTTTTAGATTCTACAATAATTTCTCTATTTCCTCTTTTAATTTTTCCATGACTCACTATTCCATCTATTTCTGATACTACAGCTGGATTAGATGGATTACGAGCTTCAAATAATTCAGAAAGACGGGGTAATCCACCTGTTATATCTCCTGATTTAGCACTTCTTCTTGGTACCTTAACTAATATTTTTCCTACATCTATTTTTTCTCCATCTTCTACCATCAAATGAGCACCTACTGGTAAATTATATACTTTTAATTCTTCATCTTGTTCATTGATAATTTTTAGCGTTGGGATCAAATTTTTATTTCTAACCTCCATTACTACTTTTTCTTGAAATCCAGTTTGTTCATCAATTTCTATTTGAAAAGTAACACCTTGTTCTAAATTTTGATAAGATATTATACCAGAAAATTCTGAAACAATAACTGCATTATATAAATCCCATTTACAAATTATATCTCCTGCTTTTAATTGATCCCCATGTTTCACATATAAAGATGCACCATAAGGTATATTATTCATCATTAAAACAGATGATTTATTAAACTTGAAAAGTTTCATTTCTGTAGATCGAGAAACCACTATTCCTATTGGATCCCGTTTTGTTTTCACAATTTTTAAATCTTCGAATTCTACTATTCCATCATATTTTGCTTTTACTTGTGATGACTCTGTAATATTTCCTGCTGTTCCTCCAACATGAAAAGTACGTAAAGTTAATTGAGTTCCTGGTTCTCCAATAGATTGTGCTGCAATTACTCCAACTGCTTCGCCTTTTTTAACAATTTCTCCTGTAGATAAATTACGACCATAACATTTAGAACAAATACCCATTCTAGCTTCACAAGTTAAAGGAGATCGAACATCCACTATTTCTATTCCAGATTTTTCAATAACTTCTGCTATTTTTTCATCAATTATTTCTCCTGAAGAAACTATCAATTGATTTTTTTTATTATAAATATCATTTAAAGATGTACGTCCTAAAATTCTATTAAATAAGGTTTCCACTATTTCTTCATTTTTTTTTAATGCAGAAATTTCTAATCCTCTTAAAGTTTGACAATCTTCCACTTTTATAATAACATCTTGAGCTGCATCTACTAAACGTCTTGTAAGGTATCCAGCATCTGCAGTTTTTAATGCTGTGTCCGCTAATCCTTTACGAGCACCATGAGTAGATATAAAATATTCTAAAATAGAAAGCCCTTCTCTAAAATTGGATAAAATAGGATTTTCAATAATTTCTCCTCCAGAAGACCCTGCTTTTTTAGGTTTTGCCATTAAACCACGCATTCCAGAAAGCTGACGTATTTGTTCTTTAGAACCTCTTGCTCCAGAATCTAACATCATATATACAGGATTAAATCCTTTTCTATCTTCTCGCATATATTTCATTACTTTTTCCGTAAGCATAGCATTAGTAGTAGTCCATATATCAATTACTTGATTATAACGTTCATTATTTGTAATTAATCCCATATTATAATTCGTTTTTACATTATCTACTTGTTTAATTGCATGATTTACCATATCTTTTTTATTATCAGGAATAATTATATCTCCTAATCCAAAAGATAAACCACCTTTAAACGCATTATAAAAACCTAATTCTTTAATGTCATCTAAAAAATTAGCAGTAGTAGGTACATCTGTAAGATGTAATATTCTTCCTATAATCTCTCTAAGAGATTTTTTTGTAAGAGATTCATTAATAAATCCTACTTTTTTAGGTACTACTTGATTAAATAATACTCTTCCTACAGTAGTTTCTATGATTTTAGAAAAAAATTTTTTTTCTTCACGAATAAGAACTTTAACTTTAATTGAAGCATGTAAATCTACAACTCTCTGATTATATGCTATTTCAACTTCTTCTGGAGAATAAAAAATAAGTCCTTCTCCTTTTACTTTTATTTTTTTATTTGATAATAAAGGTTTAGTCATATAATATAATCCTAATACCATATCTTGAGAAGGAACAGTAATAGGAGATCCATTAGCCGGGTTTAATATATTTTGAGAAGCTAACATTAAAAGTTGAGCTTCTAATATAGCTCCATGAGATAATGGTAAATGAACTGCCATTTGATCTCCATCAAAATCTGCATTAAAAGCAGCACAAACTAAAGGATGTAATTGAATAGCCTTTCCTTCTATCAATTTAGGTTGAAAAGCTTGAATTCCTAATCTATGTAACGTAGGAGCTCTATTCAATAATATAGGATGTCCTTTTAAAACATTTTCTAAAATATCCCATATCATAGGATCTCTTTTATCAATAATTTTTTTTGAAGATTTTACTGTTTTAACAATTCCTCTTTCAATTAATTTACGTATAATAAAAGGCTTATAAAGCTCTGCAGCCATATCTTTAGGTAATCCACACTCATGTAATTTCAAATGTGGTCCTACAACAATAACAGATCGAGCTGAATAATCTACTCTTTTTCCAAGAAGATTTTGTCGAAAACGACCTTGTTTCCCTTTCAATGCATCAGATAAAGATTTTAAAGGACGATTTGCTTCTGATTTAACAGCAGAAATTTTTCTTGAATTATCAAAAAGAGAATCCACTGCTTCTTGTAACATTCTTTTTTCATTTCGTAAAATTACTTCAGGAGCTTTAATTTCTATAAGTCTTTTTAAACGATTATTTCTTATCAATACGCGACGATATAAATCAGTCATATCAGAAGCAGCATAACGTCCTCCATCTAATGGAACTAAAGGACGTAATTCAGGAGGTATTACTGATAATACATGAATAATCATCCAAGATGGATTTCCTCCATTTTTTTTTCCTTCCCTAAAAGATTCAACAACTTGTAAACGTTTTAATGCTTCAATTCGTCTTTGTTTAGATGTTTCATTATGAGCTTGATTTCTTAATTCTATAGATAGAATATCTAAATCAACTCGATTTAAAAGATCTTCTATACATTCTGCTCCCATTTTAGCTATAAATTTATTCGAGTCAGAATCTTCTAATAATTGATTATCTTTTGGAAGTTTATTTAAAACTTGTAAATATTCTTCTTCAGTAAGAAAATCTCCTTTTTCTAATGAAGATCCATCTGAACGAACCCCAACTCCTCCTTGAATAACAACATATCGTTCATAGTAAATAATCATTTCAAGTTTTTTAGAAGGTAACCCTAATAAATATCCAATTTTATTAGGAGATGATCGAAAACACCAAATATGAGCAACGGGGACTACAAGACTTATATGTCCCATACGTTCTCTCCTTACTTTTTTTTCAGTAACTTCAACTCCACATCTATCACAAACAATACCTTTATAACGAATTCTTTTATATTTACCACAAGCACATTCATAGTCTTTTACTGGACCAAAAATTTTTTCACAAAAAAGTCCATCTCTTTCCGGTTTGTGAGTTCTATAATTAATTGTTTCTGGTTTTAATACTTCTCCATGAGATTCTTTCAATATGACTTCCGGAGAAGCTAATCGAATAGTTATTTTATTAAATCTGTTGTTTTTTTTTCTATTCATTTCATAAAAATATGGAATAATTAAAATCTATTCTTCTAAACGTATATCTAATCCTAACCCTTTTAATTCATAACAAAGAACGTTAAAAGATTCTGGATTATTAGGTTCAGGCATTGGTTCTCCTTTTACTATAGATTCATAGGTCTTAGCTCTTCCAGGAACATCATCTGATTTAACAGTTAAAATTTCACGCAAAATATTGGAAGCACCAAAAGCTTCTAACGCCCAAACTTCCATTTCTCCAAAACGTTGGCCCCCAAATTGAGCTTTCCCCCCTAAAGGTTGTTGTGTAATTAAAGAATAAGGGCCGATTGAACGTGCATGCATTTTATCATCTACCATATGACCTAATTTCAACATATATATTACTCCTACAGTAGCTGGCTGATCAAACCTTTCTCCTGTTCCTCCATCAAATAAATAAGTGGTTCCAAAACGAGGAATTTTAGCTTTATCTGTGTGTTTACAAATTTCTTCTATAGTTGCTCCATCAAATATAGGTGTAGAAAATTTTATATTTAATTTATATCCAGACCATCCTAATACAGTTTCATATATTTGTCCTATATTCATTCTTGATGGAACTCCTAAAGGATTTAATACAATATCAACAGGACTCCCATCTTCTAAAAAAGGCATATCTTCTTGTCTTAATATTCTAGCTACGACTCCCTTATTTCCATGTCTTCCTGCCATTTTATCTCCTACTTTTAATTTTCTTTTTTTAGCAATATATACTTTAGCCATTTTCACAATACCTGAAGGTAATTCATCCCCAACACTAATAGAAAATTTTTTATGTTTGAAAGAACTATTTAAGTCATTTACCGCTATTTTATAATTATGTAAAATTTCTGATATTAAATTGTTAATTTCTATGTCATCAGTCCAATCACTAGAAAAAATTCCTATATAATCGTTTATATTGTTAAGTATTTTCATAGTAAACTTTATCCCTTTTTTGAAAACTTCCTGTTTTTTTTCATTCAAAACAGAATGATCACATAATTTTCCATCCAAAATAAATTGCAACTTTTTAACCAAAATATTTTTAAGATCTAAAAATTTTTTCTCATATTCTTTTTCTAAACGTGTTATTTTAATTTTATCTTGAATTCTAGATGTTTTATCTTTTATACTTCTAGTGAAAAGTTTTGTATCTATAACAACACCAAACAATGATGGTTCAGCCCTTAAAGAAGCATCTTTCACATTTCCTGCTTTATCTCCAAAAATTGCTCTTAATAATTTTTCTTCTGGTGTTGGATCAGATTCTCCTTTTGGAGTTATTTTTCCAATAAGAATATCTCCAGGTTTCACTTCTGCTCCTACCCTGATTATCCCATTTTCATCTAAATCTTTAGTCGCTTCTTCACTAACATTGGGGATGTCATTAGTTAATTCTTCCATACCCAATTTTGTATCACGAACATCTAAAGAATATTCATCTATATGAATAGAAGTAAACCAATCTTCACTTACAACTTTTTCTGAAATCAAAACAGCATCTTCAAAATTATAACCATTACATGGAATAAAAGCTGCTTTTAAATTTCTTCCTAAAGCTAATTCTCCATTTTCTGTAGCATATCCTTCACATAAAATCTGCCCTCGAATTACTCTCATTCCTTTTTTTACAATAGGTTTTAAATTGATACATGTATTTTGATTTGTTTTTCTAAATTTAATTAAGTCATAAACTTGATCTTCAGAATCAAAACTAATTAAATCTTCTTTATCTTTATTTGTTTTATGATAACAAATAATAATTTTTCTAGCGTCAACATATTTGACAAATCCATTTTTTTTTGCATGAATCAACATACGAGAATCTCTTGCAACTTGTTTTTCTAATCCGGTTCCTACAATAGGTGCTTCTGGTTTTAATAAAGGAACTGCTTGACGCATCATATTAGACCCCATCAAAGCTCTATTTGCATCATCATGTTCTAAAAAAGGAATCAAAGAAGCAGATATAGAAGCTATTTGATTAGGCGCAACATCTACATAATCTATTTGATTAGGTTCTACTATAGGAAAATCCCCATCTTCACGAGCTATAATTCGATGAGATAAAAAATTCCCGTTTTTGTCAATAGCATTAGCTTGTGCGATAATTTTTCCCTCTTCTTCTTCTGCACTTAAATATTTAACTTTAGATTTTAAATCAACTTTTTGAGCATAGACAATTCTATAAGGAGTTTCAACGAATCCCATCTTATTTATTTTAGCAAATACAGAAAGAGAAGATATCAATCCTATATTAGGACCTTCTGGAGTTTCTATAGGACATAATCTTCCGTAATGGGAATAATTCACATCTCTAACTTCAAAACCAGCTCTTTCTCGAGATAATCCACCAGGACCTAATGCTGAAAGTCTCCTTTTATGAGTTATCTCTGACAAAGGATTTGTTTGATCCATAAACTGAGATAATTGATTTGTTCCAAAAAAAGTATTAATTACAGATGATAAAGTTTTAGCATTAATAAGATCTATAGGCATAAAAACTTCATTATCACGAACATTCATTCTTTCTCTTATAGTTCTCGCCATTCTCGCTAAACCAATACTAAATTGAGTATAAAGTTGCTCTCCTACTGTTCTGACTCGTCTATTAGATAAATGATCAATATCATCTACTTCTCTTTTAGAATTGAACAAAGCATTCAAATGTTCTACTATTGCAATAATATCTTCTTTAGTTAAAACTAAATAATTAGAATCTATCTTGAGACCAAGACGTTTATTCAAACGATATCTCCCCACAGGTCCTAAACTATATCTAGCATCAGAAAAAAAAAGTTTATCTATAACACTTCTGGCCGTTTCTTCATCTGGAGGCTCAGTATTTCTAAGTTGTTTATAAATATATTCGACTGCTTCTTTCTCAGAATTAGTTGGATCCTTATGTAAAGTATTATAAATAATAGAATAATCTTTTTTTCTTCCTCCTTCTTTATGGAGTAAAACAGTTTGAATTTCATAATTTATCATGAGATCAATGTGTTCATCTTTTAAAAAAACATTTCTATCTATAAGAACCTCATTTTTTTCTACA encodes the following:
- the aroC gene encoding chorismate synthase, with the translated sequence MAGNVFGNLFRVSTFGESHGTALGGIIDGCPAGIKLNLQEVQYELNRRKPGQSSIVTQRNESDEVNFLSGIFNNKTTGTPIGFIIYNKDHKSDDYSHIREVYRPSHSDLTYEKKYGIRDYRGGGRSSARETTCRVVAGAIAKQLIQNITITSYVSSVGDISIKKSYKELNLSRESIERSPIRCPDPDTAEKMISKIKKIKNQGDTIGGIITCVVKNVPIGIGEPIFEKLHAELGKAMLSINAVKGFEYGSGFYGTHLTGSQHNDLFQTDGTTKTNLSGGIQGGISNGMDIYFRIAFKPVATIMKKQKTIDQNGNLIFIEGKGRHDPCVLPRAVPIVESMTALVLADYWMYNKLSKYSSVSN
- a CDS encoding bifunctional folylpolyglutamate synthase/dihydrofolate synthase, coding for MNYTKTIQWIFDRLPIYQKIGLKSYKPGLERIQNFCSYLGNPQNYFKSIHVGGTNGKGSTVHMLSSILQEEKYKIGLFTSPHLVDFRERITYNGIFIEEDFIVDFINKNKKFIEEKKISFFEMNTALAFQYFKEKKVNIAIIEVGMGGRLDSTNLIIPEISVITNISLDHTETLGNNPFKIALEKAGIIKKNVTVIIGRKISKHIRLFFLKEALKKNAPIYFSIKSEKDFQYKMPFQANYQNLNRSIVLKIINILHHRKNIIISNESIKKGFKNVIKNTSFKGRWHILQKKRPKIICDIAHNEEGIYLINKQLKKESYDELHLILGFVKEKKVDQLLRYFPIESFYYFCQPNIDRKYSIHNLKKLVNKIFKNRKKINFFTSVKEAFLHAKNKANDNDLIFISGSTFVVSEILLDTSIL
- the glnS gene encoding glutamine--tRNA ligase, with amino-acid sequence MEKIIEEDIKNGFPIKKIKFRFPPEPNGYLHIGHVKAICLNFELSKKYQSPINLRFDDTNPIVENKNFIDSIKKDILFLGFNWDHESYASDYFHKLYEWAIKLIIENKAYVDDQSQNIIQLQRKNPLEIGINSIYRNRSTDENLFLFEKMKNGFFQEGSCVLRAKINMSSPNMNMRDPIMYRILQRKHHKTGYKWCIYPTYDWTHGLCDYIEQISHSLCSLEFENRRPLYNWYLDQICIDKKNQIIPKQIEFSRLNLSHTITSKRKIQYLIEKNIIQSWDDPRILTISGLRRRGYTSIALKNFIHKIGITKRNNIIDISFLEFCIREHLNQIASRVMVVLHPIKLIIDNYLNTTEWVEAENNPENNNYGSRKVPFSKFIYIEKDDFLEKEEKNFFRLCIGKEVRLKNAYIIKANYVIKNSKGKIKEIHCTYDPKSKSGKKNQIEEKGRVKSTLHWVSIKHFFPIKINLYNPLFLKKNPDIDTFHKYMNPKSKNQIIAYAEPFLKKAKKGDHFQFQRIGYFYVDNEKNEIVFNKTVSIKNQWKKVIKNFL
- the rpoC gene encoding DNA-directed RNA polymerase subunit beta' codes for the protein MNRKKNNRFNKITIRLASPEVILKESHGEVLKPETINYRTHKPERDGLFCEKIFGPVKDYECACGKYKRIRYKGIVCDRCGVEVTEKKVRRERMGHISLVVPVAHIWCFRSSPNKIGYLLGLPSKKLEMIIYYERYVVIQGGVGVRSDGSSLEKGDFLTEEEYLQVLNKLPKDNQLLEDSDSNKFIAKMGAECIEDLLNRVDLDILSIELRNQAHNETSKQRRIEALKRLQVVESFREGKKNGGNPSWMIIHVLSVIPPELRPLVPLDGGRYAASDMTDLYRRVLIRNNRLKRLIEIKAPEVILRNEKRMLQEAVDSLFDNSRKISAVKSEANRPLKSLSDALKGKQGRFRQNLLGKRVDYSARSVIVVGPHLKLHECGLPKDMAAELYKPFIIRKLIERGIVKTVKSSKKIIDKRDPMIWDILENVLKGHPILLNRAPTLHRLGIQAFQPKLIEGKAIQLHPLVCAAFNADFDGDQMAVHLPLSHGAILEAQLLMLASQNILNPANGSPITVPSQDMVLGLYYMTKPLLSNKKIKVKGEGLIFYSPEEVEIAYNQRVVDLHASIKVKVLIREEKKFFSKIIETTVGRVLFNQVVPKKVGFINESLTKKSLREIIGRILHLTDVPTTANFLDDIKELGFYNAFKGGLSFGLGDIIIPDNKKDMVNHAIKQVDNVKTNYNMGLITNNERYNQVIDIWTTTNAMLTEKVMKYMREDRKGFNPVYMMLDSGARGSKEQIRQLSGMRGLMAKPKKAGSSGGEIIENPILSNFREGLSILEYFISTHGARKGLADTALKTADAGYLTRRLVDAAQDVIIKVEDCQTLRGLEISALKKNEEIVETLFNRILGRTSLNDIYNKKNQLIVSSGEIIDEKIAEVIEKSGIEIVDVRSPLTCEARMGICSKCYGRNLSTGEIVKKGEAVGVIAAQSIGEPGTQLTLRTFHVGGTAGNITESSQVKAKYDGIVEFEDLKIVKTKRDPIGIVVSRSTEMKLFKFNKSSVLMMNNIPYGASLYVKHGDQLKAGDIICKWDLYNAVIVSEFSGIISYQNLEQGVTFQIEIDEQTGFQEKVVMEVRNKNLIPTLKIINEQDEELKVYNLPVGAHLMVEDGEKIDVGKILVKVPRRSAKSGDITGGLPRLSELFEARNPSNPAVVSEIDGIVSHGKIKRGNREIIVESKTGEIRKYLVKLSSQILVQENDYVKAGMPLSDGAVTPNDILNIKGPRAVQEYLIKEIQEVYRLQGVKINDKHFEVIVLQMMRKVEVIDVGDTKFLEGNIEYRDDFIEENDKISQMKVVEDPGDTEIFKKGDIVNLRDLRNENAVLKYKNKRLIIMRNAIAATARPILQGITKAALQTKSFISAASFQETTKVLSEAAISSKVDYLHGLKENVIVGHKIPAGTGLREYENLSPDIL